A region of the Jaculus jaculus isolate mJacJac1 chromosome 10, mJacJac1.mat.Y.cur, whole genome shotgun sequence genome:
ACATTAATTAGATGCAGAGTTGCCGGAGGAGAGGGGATCCAAGCTGGCCCTTGGGGAGTCTGCGGAactgggtgtggggaggggggaaaggacAAAAGGGCCACGGGGCTGCAACTTTAGGCCTGTACAGCTACTGGCGCTCGGCTCAGCCCAGTCCACGGCAGAGGGGCCGGGGCTGTCTTTGTGTAGACAGGGTATCGAAGACACTCTCAGAGTGTGTAATAAAAAGCTGTGGTGATGAAGGTGGTGCCCACAGGACTGGCACCAGCCCATTGTGGAGACTGTAGTGATGCTGCCTCGGGTGGTATCTCCCAGCTCACTGACCACTACACACGCGTGTGCATATCCCACGGAGCTGTGCCCTCACATGTCTCTTACGTAGCATTTATGTGTCACAGAGTATGGTGGGGAGTGAGTCAAGTCCTTTTCTCCCAAGCCGAAAAGCATCcccctcgggggggggggaggggttccgAATTGCTGGCTGACATCTGCAATACACACGTGTACATACACGCCATGTATGTCCCATGAGCCAGACCAGCCTGCCTCAAAGTGTACCTTTTGCTCAGGGGAGCTGAGCCGAGGTGGAGATGGGGGCCCTGGGCAGGGCCGGGCTGGCTTCTAGAGGGCAGAGGGCTTTGGGCTGGCAGCTGTTTCCAGGGGTCTCCTCTACAGCCCTGTTGGCCTGGGCCTCTGGGCAAGGGCACAAGTCAGAGGTGGCCTCCGGCAGGCAGGTGAGCCTGTCTGGCCCAGGGGCTACCCGCTCACAACCTCCAGGCCCCCCGTCCGGCCAGCCTGCGCTCTGCGCTGGGTCCACAAGCCCTGAGGCGGAGGCGGCTGGTGGAGCATCTGCAGGTATCTGGTCCTCCGGCTCTAGGCCTTGAAGATGAAGGTCAGGACTCCCTCTGCATGCACTGAAGTCCGAGTGGACAATGACCTCAGCCTCCACCTGGTTCCTGCAGGCCGGGGGTTGCTTCTTCCTTCCATTGCCCTGCTTAGAGCACAGAACAGAGCCCCTGGCAGCGGCCATCACTGAGACCCGAAAAGTGACCAAcgctgtggggtggggtgggcctGACCCTCCCTCAGAGTAGGCACTGCGTGACAGGTGCGAGACAAACAGGGACTGTCCCCGAGGAGACACTCAGAGACCCCGGCAAAGGCAGGGAGACACGGACTGTGTGACCCGTTTGCTCTTGTCCAGACTTCCAGAATGAACCGGGTCACAGTCAGGACCTCTGTGACCAGCAGGCAGGGCGGTGTGCACAGGGCCAACGCTGTAATCCCGCTGCGCCCTGCTCAGGTGCAAGCAGAGGAAGGGCCAGCCCCAGACCAGCCTGCCTGCCACCCACTCACCTGTGGAGGCTCCTGGCGACACTTCTGCCCCCAGAAAGGTCCCCAGCTAAGTTTCTGGGGAGCTCCATGCTCTCGACGGCACAGTACGCCTTCCTtcctgaaccccccccccccgcccccgctttCCCCCCGGGGACACGGACCTTGATGGCATCATACACCAGTGCCTGCAGCAACAGAGTCTGCCCAGTTCCAGCTGGAGGTAGAAGGGCGCGGGTGAGAGCGGGCCGGGGGCCGCCCTGGGGCAGCTCGCAGCCTGCCCACGAGCTTGCCCAGGTGGGCCCACCCGGCTGAGCCCAGGAGATCTGCGGAGAAGAAAGGACACTGGGGCACACACAGACACTGGCTAGAAAGAAGGACAGGCAGGAGGGAAGTAGGGCCCGGATTCTTTCCAGAAGGTCCCTGCAAATCCCCTCTGCCAAGCCCACGGCTCGCCAGCTAACGGAGGCTTCCTCACCacagaggtaggtaggtaggatGCTCTGCAGGGGCCTCACCTTAGGGAGCGGAGGAGGAGGGGTTCTGGGTGCTCTGAGAAACCCTGAGCCGGGCAGGCCCAGCCAGGGGGACCTTTCGCTGGCACACGCTGTGCTCCAGCGccccctggtgctcccatttggACCTACCCAGACTCCAGACCCACCTTTCTCTTGGAGTGACCCCTGCAGTCCGAAACGCTGCCACCCATAAGGCTGTGCACTTCAGCCTTGTCCTCTGCATCTGAGGGTGACGGAGACCAGTCCTGGGGGCGGGGGTGCACGAGGGACTCCAGCTCATGGGCCACAGGGAGAGTGGGGGGAGCAAGGCGGGCTCTGGAGTACAGCGCTGGATTCCCAGGGGTGCCCGTGGAAGACAGGCCTGGGCGGGCTTCCCTGTTAAGGGGCGACAACAGATAAAGCCAGAGGTCAGACCGAGGAATGCCGAGGGATGGGAAGGGCACTGGGACGGGGTCTCTCTGGGCAGGTAGGAAGCTGGAGGCGTGCCAGGATTACAGACCCTCCTGATACATCCCTACCTGAGTTCTGGGAAACCTGAGCCCCGGTCTTgaggcttgcaaggcaagcactttgcccaccgagccatctccccagccctcagcttaTTTTCTGTGGCCTTCgcgatggaacccagggcctcatacacgCTAAGCaaatgctcttccactgagccctACCCAGGCCTCCACAGCCTGGACTTTAATGGAGTTTTGGGAGTAATGGGGTTCACCCATGTCGCAGACCTTCCTGGAAACCTCTCTGTCGGGGACTGGCTCACCTGTGGGGGCCTCTCCGCAGGCCTGCACACATGCAGGCCAGGAGACAGAGCAGGCCCAGGCAGACACCCACGATGATGCCGGTGACCGAGTGCACGTCCAAGGAGTCTGGCGAGGGGGCGAGAGGTCAAAACAGATCACGGGCAGGAGGAGGACCTGGGCCCATAGATCCAGATGGGGGCGGGGCCGTACTTCTGTAGTGGACCACGGACCTCAGCGCCACCCTTTGGAGGATCGCGATCTTCTGATTCAAGGATAAAAAGCGATGGCCTCATAGGGACTCCTCTCCACAATACCCTCCCAGCCCACCCAGGTTCCTTCTTGCAACACATCCATGTTGTTTCTCCTCACTGACTGCCCTCCCGCCCACCAGGACTGCCCTCACAGTGGCCGTGCAGCCGTGTGGGTCCCACGTCTAGAAGGGTTTCATGAACTCTGCTATTCcttcttcaaggaaaaaaaagtgggccaggcgtggtggcgcacaccttcaatcccagctctggggaggtagaggtaggaggatcaccgtgagttcgaggccaccctgagactacatagtgaattccaggtcagcctggactacagggagaccctactacaaaaaataaggggaaaaaaagtgtgtgtgtgcgcgcgtgtgtgtgtgtgtgcacatcccACAGCACAGAAACGGAGATCTGAGGACTATCCTGGGTGCTCAGTCCTCGCCTTCTGCCTTATTTGAGGCAACGCCTCCTGTCCACAGCTGATTGCACCACCAGGCTAGCTGCTCCACGAGCTTCAAGtcattctcctctctgtctcccaccGCTCTGTAGGTGTTCTGGGGTTACAGTCGCCTGCTACCGTGGGGTTCTGGGGACCCCAACTCAGCCCCTCACTCCCATGTGGCAGGCACTTTGCTCACTGCACCATTGTCTCTGCATTAATGGTTCACAATTTTCCCAGAAGGAGATTGCCTGGACTCTCATTTGGCATTGAGCCCTGCAAGTTACCTGGCCAGTCCTGCTGTCCACTTCCAGCACACAAAGCTCTTCACTTCACCAGGCAAACCTCTAACCAAAGCAATCTCTTCAAGAAACTGTCTCTAgcgctgggcgtgatggcgcatgcctttaatcccagcactcaccatGGATCGCCATgtgtatgaggccaccctgagactacatagtgaattccaggtcagcctgggctagagtgaaaccctacctcaaaaaaaaaaaaaaaagaaaacaaaagaaaaaaagaaagacaaaacaagaaaagaaactgtcTCTATGCACTAGTTCTCTAAACCACAACATTCTTCCTGACCTGTCAACCAAGCCACCACTGTCCCATCTCACTTTCACCCTACAAATGCATCATGCATCCGGAGGACAAGGGTTTCAAATCAGAGAATAGCGCCCAGAGGCAGGGCCTTGGGAGCCAATCCACGTGTGCAAGGGTCCCAGGCtgtgggagagggggaaaggactCCTTCCGTTGTGCCTGGTACCTGAGAGGGTTTCCTGGAGAGTGATCACATCCTGCAGGCGGGAGAAGGGCCCGGGCCCCACCTCCGTGCGTGCCCCCATCTTGAAAAAGTACCTGGTGTCACTCTCCAGGCCGTGGACTTCTGCACTGAAGATGTTTCCTAAGGCAGCAAGTGGGAAGCAGAGTAGTGAGTAAGGTCAGGGTGGGCAGCTTGTACCCCTCCTGGAAGCTTCCAGAACACTCTCATGGTTAAAGTACACCTGTGCCAATCAGATGCCTCAGGGTAGGGGTCCTCACCCTCTGTGGTGAGCAGCGTCCACTGGTGCTCTGGTTGCGAGTGGTTGTTGCTATAGAGGATCAGATATTCCACAATCTCGCCATTGGGCTCCGTGGGGGGACACCAGTGCAGCCGAACAGTGGACGGCGTCAGGGGGCTCAGGCGCAGGTCCGAGGGTGGTGTTGAGGGTCCTGGAGTGCAGGGGAAGGGTTGAAGAATCAGAGACATGAGCAGCCCTAAATGTAGGGGTCGTCTATTGGGAATCATGgggtgtttttttgggggggatgagGGCCATACAGCAAGGGGGAGGTCTGGTCCTGATTGGGGAATTTCTGGAACTCTGGGGTTCTGAGATGCCTCAGAAGAGAGGGCTGCCCAGGGGAGTGGGGTGAGGGCCACTCACGGTCAGGCAGGGTGgagcgctctaccactgagccaaaaGGCCCATCCATGTCCACGCCGTGGGACTGGACTGCAAACTCATACTTGGTGAATGGCTTCAGCCCACCAATGAGGATGTCTTCTCCAGAACTGCAGGGGGACAAGGGACAGGGCTGGAACCCTCCAGATGCTCCAAGAACCCCAGATCCTCACCTCTGCCCCAAGCTGGACCCCAGGGCCAATCCCTGAGGGAAACTCACAGAGAGGTCTGATATACAGTGCACCGTGTCTCGGCTCTAAGCCAGCACCTCTCCCTAGGATCTTCCACTCCATGGGCCACCTCCAGTGTGATGGGAGGGAAGGGGTCTCTCCCCAGCCAATGGGGGCCTCCAAGCTTGGGGTGACAGATTGGTCCTGCTCTCCACTCCCCAAAGGGTGAGCACAGGTTCTGTTGTGAGGGGACGGGACCCGACAACTCTCCCTTTTCACTGTCACCCTCTGCTCAGCAAGCCGGGAAGAGCCCCGCAAATTCCATCTGCTGTTACCCCTGCTGCTTCTCCCCCCATTTGCAGCACGCGCCAGCCCCCTGCCCACCTGGTATAGTAGGTGACCAGTGAGGCGTTCCTGAGTCCCCAGGGGCCGAATCGCACAGTGTAGTTCACGATCTTGACGGTGGTGAAGTCTGGCTTCTTCCACCGCAGCCAGATGGAGGTGGAGCTGTTCGACTCGGCATGGACATGGGCAGGGGGCAAGGGAGGCCCCCTCTGGATGGGCAGGTCTAGAAGAGAACATCTGAGTGTGTGCGGGGAGAACACTTACAATTCCCAaagctctttttccttttccttttttttttttttaaattttttttttaaatttatttatttatttgagagtgacagacacagagagaaagacagatagagggagagagagagaatgggcgcgccagggcttccagcctctgcaaacgaactccagatgcgtgcgcccccttgtgcatctggctaacgtgggacctggggaaccaagcctcgaaccggggtccttaggcttcacaggcaagcgcttaaccgctaagccatctctccagccctccttttcctttttaaaaaaaaaaattatttacttatttgagagagaaagatatggaggcggggagggaggaatgggcgtgccagggcctccagccaatgcaaacgaactccaggtgcatgcgccaccttgtgcatctggcttacttgggtcctggggatttgaaccaaggtcctttggctttgcaggcaagcgccttaagcgctaagccatctccagcccgcccccttctttattttgtttgagactgggtcttattatgtagcccaagccAAGTTCTAACtcagtccttctacctctccatAGATGGGGTCATAGCTATATGACatcatgggtttttttgtttgtttgtttatttgtttgattgtttatttttgttgttgttgtttggttgattttggttttccaggtaagctcttaatctagctcaggctgacctggattttgctatgcaatctcagggtggcctcgaactcatggcgatcctcctacctctctgcctcccgactgcaccaccatgcccagctctgttgttggttttttgtttgttggttttgaggtatggtcttgttgtagccaggctgacctggaattcactgtgtcatcccagggtggccttgaactcagggtgatcctcctacctctgcctcccgagtgctgggattaaaagcgtgcgccagcACGCCCAGCACTatatgacaccatgcctggttccaacctcccagaaaaaaacaaaacaaaacaaaacaaaaaccgcTGAGGCTCACAAGAATTGAAGTGATTCTTGTGCCATGGTCACACATAAAACAGACTGTGAAGAGCCAGTCGTAAGAATGTGAGTGacaaggtcaggcatggtggcgcacacctttaatcccagcacctgggaggcagaggtaggagaatcgctgtgagttcaaggccaccctgagactccagagtgaattccaagtcggcctgagctagagtgaaactgtacctcgaactccatccccccccccaaaaaaaaaatgtgagtgaCAGAGATCACCACAGTTAAGGGCCAGGCTGCCTTAGTTCTAATTCCAGCTCTTCCACTTTTCTAGCTGGGTGACTTTGGAGAAATTACTTCATCTCTCTGCACCTCTGTTTCCTATTCTGTAAGTGGATCTAACGACAGTACCTATCTCATGGGGTCGTTAAGGGGCTTACATTAGTTACTGCTTATAAAGCAGGTAGGAGAGTGTCTGACATCCGGTGTGAACTATCTGAAGCTAAGCGTTCATGACACGACCATAATAAACTCCAGGAGTGCAAGGACCTTAGTGGTGCCGTTCACCAGTAAATTCCTGGAACAGAGCTGGCACGTAGTACTCAGCAAAATATTCACTGAGTGAATAAATGAACGAACCGGAATCAGAACCTGGGATTCTTGGCTTTTTTTGACTGACCGCTTTTCCTGCTCCACCATCCGCTTGAGAATCAGCCTGGGAGGCAAAGGGTGGGGGGAGCGTCATGATGGGCCACTAAGGTGCCACAGGGCAGCGTACCATAGGGCAAACCTTAGCCTGAGACCCAGGAGTCTTGGTGTTAGTCTAGGCTTCCTGTGGCCTTGGATGAGTCCCTGTGCCTCCCAGAGCCCCAGTGTCCCCTGTAGACAGATGATACAGATATCATCTCTGCCTAGAGTTACAGAACAACCTGATAGGCCATGTGACAGAGGTGGATGTGTTTGAAAAGATTATctcggggctgcagagatggctcagcagttaaaggcacatgcttgcaaagtctgatggcctgggtttgattccccagtactcacatgatgCCTCCAGATGACAAAgtggtgcctctctctctccttataaaatacataaataaatatatatatatacatatatatttaaatttttgcttatttttatttatttatttgagagtgacagacagagaaaggcagatagagagagagagagagaaggggcatgccagggcctccagtcactgcaaaggaactccagacgcgtgcgtccccttgtgcatctggctaacgtgggtcctggggaatcgagcctcaaacccgggtcctcaggcttcacaggcaagtgcttaaccgctaagccatctctccagccccaaaatatttttcaaaaatacaagaaaagattATCTTAAAGTCAAACTCGGGGGTCAGTAATCACCCACCCACTGTGAGGTTTCTCTTTCCaaaatctccaacagagaataaggtTGCGGGCCAAAAAGCACGCAAGGTCAGCTTTTCTGGAATAGGTTTCTGCCTGGGAGGTGGAACTGGGGACAGCTGGGCAGCCCCAGCGTCCGGCCTGCTGGAAGGGTAAGGGAACACCCTCAAGCCCTTCTTCTGCAGCCCCTCACCTGGCGTGGGCGCTTTCTCCGTCTTGCCTTTCCACACGGCAGCATAGCCATCCTCGTGCTTGTTGAAGGCCACCAGCTTCACCTCGTAGAGCCGGCCAGGGACTGGGGAAGGCCACAACGGTCACTGTCCCCTCCCCAGAGCACACTCCCTCTCCTTCCCAGTGCCCAGTTGGTCTGAACCCAGGAAGCTCTGTCCATCAGGTCCCCTCCCCAGGCCTCCTCACCTAGCTGGGTCAACTCATACTGCTTCACTTTCTTCTTGAGTCGGACGGGTCCCACGTCCCAAGCTTGGTCTCCTCGGCCCCCGGGGGGACGGTCACCATTAGCTTCCTCCTCGGCCCCCACTTCACGCCAGTAAAGTTTGTAGCCAGAGATCTGGGTGGGGTGAGGGGGTGGCTGCCACGACACGACCAGCGACTCCATTCTTGCTCGTACCTTCAACTCTGCAGGGGCAAAGGGGACTGGGgacaggggagggggagaaaagaggAATAAGGTGGAGGCCAAGGAGGGAggcgagggggagggggaggggaaccgCAGCGTGGCAGCTCTGTCAGTGTTTTCCCAACGCGGCATCACTCGGCCGCCATGCTAAGGGCCAACCTGGGCTTGAGCCTTGCATGCTGGGAATGCAGGGGTATCTGCTGGGTATGTACAGAGGGGTCAGCAGGGCCCCACAGTACTGGGCACAGAGGAGTCTCTGCAAGGGTCCTGAAGGAACAAATGAAGGCAAGAGGCCTGGAAGGAGGCCTAAAGCCATAGTCGGGGGAGTCCCAATTGGACCCCAAGAAAAGGGGCTAGCTATAGGTCACACTGTCTGAAGCACTTCTCAgacatattttaactttattctcACAACCCTGAAacgtagtaaaaaaaaaatagcattatcTTCATTTTGCAGATAGAgctgaggctcagggaagttgAGTAACTTGTGTTAATGTCAGAATCCTGTGCCCATTTTGTCTGCATTTAATCCCTCCACTATTTGGGGCCTCTAGACACAAACAACAATTATGACACTCAAAGGACCTACTTCTTTCACAAGTTTGTACTGTGTGCTAAGCACTCTATTTACAACGCATTATCAATCCTCAGGGTCCCCTGGTAGTAATGAGGCTTCAGCATGGTGAGTGGCTGGTCAGAGGTCACAGTGTGAATGGAAAGGACACCCGAGCCGAGCCATCACCTCCCTGATGGGCGAGCAGGGGAGAGTCATAGCAGATCTGTGATAGATGGGGTTGGGGGGACCCTGGTTCCAAGGACATAGTACCCCCCAGCTGGCCACACCCACTGCCCATGCTGCCCCCTGTGGCCCCATACCATGGCTCTGGTTGTGCACCCCAGGTGTCCTGTGCTGTGTCCACTGGGAGGGGGCTCCGTAGCCAGCCCCCGTGCCTGCCGAAATCCGGACCCGGTAGACCTTGTTTGGCTGAAGGGAGTTAAGTGTAAGCTGCGTCGCATTTCCCGGCACCTCGGTGGAGAAAACCTGGTCTGCTGGGACACAAAAGATGGGCTGCTGGGTATCTACCTGGTGCCATGACCCTTAAACTCACTGCGCTGACCTCCGCACTGCCGAGTCTGAGGTCCTCTGGGTGCTGGCACAGGCTCCATGTGGACGCCGAGACAGCTCATCAAGCTCGGGCTAAGCAGGAGCCTGCCCCATGCCGCGCCAGCCTCCTTCCCCAAACTCACCAGCACACAGGCGGCCCGCGGCTGACTGTGGCCCCTGGAGCCCAGAGCCTGGTGCCGCCTCGAGTGGCTTCCTGGCCTGCTCACCACCTCTGTGTCACCCTGGCCTGATCCTCTGTCCTGCTCACTCTCCATGCCCTTCAGAACCACAAAGCCTCCTCCCGACcacctccatctccccagcccatgacccatttttttttcccagtataaCAAATACACCTTTGACCTCTCAAtgctcactttttatttttgtttttgttttttcaaggtagggtctcactctggcccaggctgacctggaattcactatgtagtctcagggtggccttgaactcacagtgatccacctacatctgcctcctgagtgctgggattaaaggcgtgcaccaccacgcccagctcaaacccagttttatgtggttctgggggcAGACCTTTCGGCTTGTatctgctaggcaagcaccctaccaagaGAGCTACATTCCCAGGCCTCATGTGCTTTATCGACTGAGAGGGCTACACGGGTAATAAAGGGCAATTGTTTGTTTCAcaggtaaggaaactgaggcagacacTCCACTGATTACACACTgcagcctcctccctctgcccccagcCACCCTCTCTGCCTTCCCTCCTGCTGCCCCCACAGcgctttacttttttaatttgtatctacttattatttatttgaggcagagagaaagagagcgaatgggtggcccagggcttcctgccactgcgatcatgaactccagatgaacgcAACCCCTTTGCGCATCTGTatatgggaactgaggaatcgaacccaagccatcaggctttgcaagtgagcgcctttaaccgctgagccgtctctgcaACCCGCCCAACTGTCTTTTCCCAGGGTTGGCCGGTCCCTGCTCCCCGGACCCTGGCCCCATCCAGCAGGGCAGCGCTCCCCACTGAGGACTCCCCAGCACCCTGGCCCACTCACCTTCCTTTCCCAAGCCGTACTCTATCTTGTACGTCACCACCTGCCCGTTGCTCAGGCTGGGGGGCAGGGGCAGCCATGCCACCCTGATGTCCGAGGGGTTGGGGCTGGACAGGGCGAGCTGGGGCGCTGCGCTGGGGACTGAGACAGAAGAACAGCCGGGTGAGCTCTGCTCCACCAACGTGGGGGGGGCCAGGTCAGGAGTGGTCAGGGACTTGCCCAGGACACACAGCAAGTCAGAAGGAGGCCCAGGCCCCAAGAtctgagggaggaaagggagccTCTCAGGGGAGCTCCGAGCTGGGGGGACGAGGGGACATCCTTCCCACCCCGAGGTGGTGTGAGGTACCAGCTTCCTCAGCCACTGGCTAGATGGTACATGGGTGTTGGGCGTGTGATAAAATATGGGGAAATCACAAGACCCAGACTCAGGTCCTGGCTGTCCTactgaccttgggcaagtcactttctttgttgttgttggtggtggtggtggtttttcaaggtagagtctcactctagctcaggctgacctgggattcactatgtagtctcagggtggcctcgaactcactgcgatcctcctacatctgcctcctgagtgctgggattaaaggtgtgcgccaccatgcccggccactttTGTTTTTATGGACCTCAATTTCCCCAATTTTACACTGGGGAGAACCTCTGGCCACTTATTTTCAGGGCACAAAAGATGCTGTGGGGTAGGGGGAAGGGCCCTGGGGGATACACCAGTGAAGAGAAGGGAGCCCCCACTCTGAAGGAGCTCAGGGTGCCTGCTGCAGGTTTGGCCCTACCATCGTCCAGTGTGTGCACCAGGGCGGGGCTGGAGGTGCGGCTGGCCCCCA
Encoded here:
- the Igdcc4 gene encoding immunoglobulin superfamily DCC subclass member 4 produces the protein MARGDTGGGGGRGLLALTFCLLAARGEPPLPRATTVELSCDAGPLRAILSPEQAIALDCSLGPSAAGLPTTVTWSKDGDTVLEHKHLRLLPNGSLWLSWPPATEDSDVNDLVDLGVIEGNYTCLAHGPLGVVASQAAVVKLATLADFSLHPEAQTVEENGTARFECHIEGLPSPTITWEKDQVTLPEEPRLISLPNGVLQILDVQDSDTGSYRCVATNSAGQRFSQEASLSVAFRGSLAATREQDVVIVAAPENTTVVSGQSVVMECVASADPTPFVSWVRLDGKPISTDVIVLGRTNLLIASAQPRHSGIYVCRANKPLTRHFATAAAELRVLAAPVISQAPEALSRSRASTARFVCRASGEPRPALRWLHDGAPLRPNGRVKVQGGGGSLVITQIGLQDAGYYQCVAENSAGTACAAAPLAVVVREGLPSAPTRVTATPLSSSAVLVAWERPELHSEQIIGFSLHYQKARGVDNVEYQFAVNNGTTELQVRDLEPNTDYEFYVVAYSQLGASRTSSPALVHTLDDVPSAAPQLALSSPNPSDIRVAWLPLPPSLSNGQVVTYKIEYGLGKEADQVFSTEVPGNATQLTLNSLQPNKVYRVRISAGTGAGYGAPSQWTQHRTPGVHNQSHVPFAPAELKVRARMESLVVSWQPPPHPTQISGYKLYWREVGAEEEANGDRPPGGRGDQAWDVGPVRLKKKVKQYELTQLVPGRLYEVKLVAFNKHEDGYAAVWKGKTEKAPTPDLPIQRGPPLPPAHVHAESNSSTSIWLRWKKPDFTTVKIVNYTVRFGPWGLRNASLVTYYTSSGEDILIGGLKPFTKYEFAVQSHGVDMDGPFGSVVERSTLPDRPSTPPSDLRLSPLTPSTVRLHWCPPTEPNGEIVEYLILYSNNHSQPEHQWTLLTTEGNIFSAEVHGLESDTRYFFKMGARTEVGPGPFSRLQDVITLQETLSDSLDVHSVTGIIVGVCLGLLCLLACMCAGLRRGPHREARPGLSSTGTPGNPALYSRARLAPPTLPVAHELESLVHPRPQDWSPSPSDAEDKAEVHSLMGGSVSDCRGHSKRKISWAQPGGPTWASSWAGCELPQGGPRPALTRALLPPAGTGQTLLLQALVYDAIKGNGRKKQPPACRNQVEAEVIVHSDFSACRGSPDLHLQGLEPEDQIPADAPPAASASGLVDPAQSAGWPDGGPGGCERVAPGPDRLTCLPEATSDLCPCPEAQANRAVEETPGNSCQPKALCPLEASPALPRAPISTSAQLP